GCATGCTCAGCATCCCGCTCTACACCGCGATGACGGACGCCGACGTGCAGCGCGTGATCGACGCGGTGCGCGGCATCGCGTTGGGCGAGGACTGAGGACCGGGCCATGGCCAAGCGCCTGTTCGACCTGCTGCTGGCGGCGCTGGGCTTGCTGCTGCTGGCGCCGCTGCTGCTGCTGATCGCGCTGTGGATCCGGCTCGACTCGCGCGGGCCGGTGCTGTTCCTGCAGGAGCGGGTGGGGCGCTTCGGCCGGCCCTTCTTCATCCACAAGTTCCGCACGATGCGGGTCGATGCCCCCGCGCTGGGGCCGCAGATCACGATCGGCGCCGATGCCCGCATCACGCGCGCGGGGCGCTTGCTGCGCGCCAGCAAGCTGGACGAGCTGCCGCAGCTGTGGGATGTGCTGCGTGGCGCGATGAGCCTGGTCGGGCCGCGGCCCGAGGTGCCGCGCTATGTGGCGCTGTACCCGCCCAAGCTGCGCGAGATCGTGCTGTCGGTGCGGCCTGGCATCACCGACCCGGCCTCGCTGAGCTTTCGCAACGAGAGCGAGCTGCTGGCCGCGGCGGCCGATCCGGAGCGCGAGTATGTGGAGGTGGTGATGCCGACCAAGCTGCGCCTGGCGGCCGCCTATGTGCGGCGCGCCAGTCTGCGCACCGATCTGCGTGTGATCCTGGCCACCCTGGGCGCGCTGCGCCGTCATTGACGATGTTGAAGCTATGAACTGGTTGTCCCTGGATGCCCTGCTGACCCGCATTCGCCCGCACCGCGAGGGCCTGGCCCTGCTGCTGGACGCGCTGATGGTGGCGCTGGCCTGGCAGGCCACCTATCTGTTCCGCCTTGGTTTCGAGCGCTGGTTCTCGGCCCGGCCGGCCTACGACCATTGGGTGTTGCTGGGCTTCGTGCTGCTGTACGCGCTGGTGCTGCGCGGGCTGCATGTGCCCAAGGGCATGTGGCGCTTTTCCGGCTTCGGCGAGATCAAGCGCCTGGCCGCCGCCTGCGCGATCGCCGGCCTGGTGGGCGCGACCCTGGTGCTGATGGCCCAGCTGAGCAAGGTGCCGCGCGCCGTGCTGGCCCTGCACCCGCTGTTCACCCTGATGGGCCTGGCGATGCTGCGCATGGGCTACCGCATGCTCTACGAGCATATGCGCAGCCGCATCAGCGGCAGCGCCCAGGAGCAGCGCCGCGCGCTGGTGATGGGCGCGGGCGACGCGGGCCGGCTGCTGGTGGCCGGCATCCAGCACAGCCAGGGCTGGGTGGTGGTGGGCTATCTGGACGATGCGCCGGCCAAGCGCGGCGCCCGGGTCGGCGGCGTGCCGGTGCTGGGCAGCCTGGAGGAGGCGCCGCGCTATGCGGAGCTGCATGGCATCACCCATCTGATCGTCGCGATGCCCGCGGCCACGACGGCCCAGCGCCGCCGCGCGCTGGACCTGGCCGGCCAGACCGGCCTGCCGGTGCTGACCGTGCCCAGCAGCCAGGAGCTGCTGGCCGGCCGCCATGTGGAGCAGGTGCGCGACATCGAGCCCGAAGACCTGTTGGGCCGCGAGCCGGTGGAGCTGGACGAGGGCGGCATCAGCGAATGCCTCAACGCCAAGGTGGTGCTGATCACCGGCGCCGGCGGCTCGATCGGCTCCGAGCTGTGCCGCCAGGTGGCGCGCTACGGCCCGGCGAAGATCGTGCTCTACGAGCTGAGCGAGTTCGCGCTCTACACCATCGAGCAGGAGCTCAGCGAGAAGTTCCCCCACATCCCCCTGGTACGCCTGATCGGCGACGTCAAGGACCTGGAGCACCTGCGCTTCGTCTTCGGCAAGTACAAGCCGCAGATCGTGTTCCACGCGGCGGCGTACAAGCATGTGCCGCTGATGGAGGAGGAGAATGCCTGGGCGGCGCTGAGGAACAACACGCTAGGCACCTACCACGCCTGCCTGGCTGCCGGCGAACATGGCGCCGAGCGCTTCGTGCTGATCAGCACCGACAAGGCTGTGAACCCGACCAATGTGATGGGCGCCACCAAGCGCGCGGCGGAGCTGGTGATCAGCCACATGGCCGGTGATTCAGAGCAGAACGGCTATGCGACCAAGTTCATGGCAGTGCGCTTTGGCAATGTGCTGGGATCCAGCGGCAGCGTGATCCCGAAGTTCAAGGAACAGATCGCCAAGGGCGGGCCGGTGACGGTGACGCATCCGGACATCACGCGGTACTTCATGACGATTCCGGAGGCGGCGAGGTTGGTGGTGCAGGCCGGGGCGATCGGGGAGACGGGGCAGGTCTTCGTGCTCGACATGGGCGAGCCAGTGAAGATCGTCGAGCTCGCGCGGACCATGATCCGCATGAGCGGCAAGGACCTCAAGGAGGTCCGGATCGAGTTCTCCGGACTGCGGCCGGGCGAGAAGCTCTACGAAGAGCTGTTGGGCAGCGAGGACACCACGCTGCCCACGCGCATTCCGGCCCTGCGCATCGCCCGCCTGGGTGACCGGATCGCGGACGACGAGGCGGTCAGGACCTTGCTTGCGGCCTTGGAGGCGGGCGGACGTACCGGGGACGGGGCTCCCACCCGTGAGCTGCTGACCCAGCTGCCGCTGAGCTACGGCGGCCGGGCCTGATCAGGTCGCCAAGGGGTTTGCCAGCCAGCCCTCAAGCTGCGTCATCAGTGCGGCACGCTTGAAGTGCGTGGCGCCGTATCGGCGACCGCTGTCGCCCATGCGTGCACGCGTCTCGGCGGACAGATCCGCCAGAGCCCGTGCCTGCCGCGCCAGGGCTTGTGCGTCGCCGGAGGGGGCCACCAGGCCAGCGCCGGATTCCTCGATCACGCGGGCGCCTTCTCCGTCCAGCATGCCCAGCAGCGGCTTGCCGGCAGCCAGATAGCTCTGCACCTTGCCGGGAATCGTCATCGCGAAGATGGGTTCAGCCTTGAGCGACACCAGCAGCGCGTCTGCCGCCGCGAAGAACGCCGGCATACGCTCGACCGGATGGCGGCCCAGCATGACGATGTTGCGCGACAAGCCCAGGCGCTCGATGTCGGCGCGCACCTGGGGTGCGGCGCGCCCGTCACCGACGATCACCCAGCGAATGTCCTCGCGGTCGCGTGTCAGCTCGGCCGCTCGCAGCAGTGACGGGAAGTCCTGCGCGTCGCCGATGTTGCCGGCAAAGATGATGTTGAAGCCCGGGCCCAGGGCGGTGACCTCAGGCGCGGGCGCGGGCGCGGGTGCGGCGGGCGCGGCGTTCGCGTCGAAGACTTCCTCCGACCACTGCGGGAAGTAGCGGAAGCGCTCGGACGAGCCCGCCCAGCGCCGGATCGGTTCGATGAACGCGCGCGACTGTCCGAGGATCAGGTCGCAGCGGCGATAGATGAAGCGGCATAGCAGGCCGACCGCCTTGAGCTGGCGCTCGGTCTTGACCATGCCCACCGCCTGGAGCGTGTCCGGCCACAGGTCCAGCACCCACATCGACAATGGCGCGCGCTTGATCCACTTCAGGAGGATCGCCGGCAGCGCCGAGGTGATGGGCGAGGTCTCGAAGACGAAGATCGCGTCGAAGCCGCGGCCGCGCAGCAGCCACGGGCCCTTCAGGCAGCCCCAGAACACGAAGCTCCAGTAGTTCAGCACCAGCTTCAGGCTGCCCTGGCCGCGCGGGCGCAGCGGCACGCGCAGCACGTCGGCGCCGGCGTAGCGCGAGAAGCGCGATGGGTCGGCGGCGAAGTCGGGATGCAGCACGCCCTCGGGGTAGTTGGGCCGGCCGGTGAGCACGGTCACCTCGTGCCCTCGGGCGGTCAGCTCCGAGACGATCTCGTTGACGCGAAAGGTCTCCGGCCAGAAGTACTGGCTGACGACAAGGATCCTCACCGCCGGCTTACTCGTAGCGGCGCCATACGACGCGCTGGATGTAGTCCGTGTAGCTGTGGACGATGCGCACGATCTTGTCCGAGACGTTGGGCATGCTGTAGTCGGCGACCTGGCGCAGCGAGCGCTCGGCGCCGCGCGGCTGGGTCTCGAGGATGCCCATGGCCTGGCGCACGCGGTCGAGCTCCAGGCCCACCATCATCACCGATGCCTCTTCCATGCCTTCCGGCCGCTCATGCGCCTCGCGCAGGTTGAGCGCGGGGAAGTTGAGGATCGACGATTCCTCGGTGATGGTGCCGCTGTCCGACAGCACCGCCTTGGCGTGCATTTGCAGCTTCACGTAGTCGTGGAAGCCCAGCGGCTTGAGCAGGCGGACCTGCGGATGGAAGTTGACGCCCATCGCGGTGATGCGCTTCTGTGTGCGCGGATGCGTGGATACGATGACGGGCAGGTCATGGTCCTCGGCCAGGCCGTTGAGCACCGCGCACAGCTTGGTGAAGCTGCGGTCGGACTCGATGTTCTCCTCGCGATGGGCGCTGATCACGAAATAGCGGCCGGGTTCCAGGCCCAGACGGGTCAGCGCGTCGGAGGCGTCGATGCGATTGCGGTAGTGCGTGAGCACCTCGAACATCGGGCTGCCGGTCTTGATCACCTGATCGGGCGGCAGGCCCTCGCGCAGCAGGTACTCGCGGGCGATGTCGCTGTAGGTGAGGTTGATGTCGGCGGTGTGGTCGACGATGCGGCGGTTGGTCTCTTCCGGCACGCGCAGGTCGAAGCAGCGGTTGCCGGCTTCCATGTGGAAGATCGTGATCTTGCGGCGCTTGGCCGGGATCACGGCCAGGCAGCTGTTGGTGTCGCCCAGCACCAGAAGCGCCTCGGGCTGCTCCTGCTCCAGCACCTTGTCGACGGCGATGATCAGGTTGCCGATGGTCTGCGCTGCGTTGGCGCCGGCGCTGTTGAGGAAGTGGTCGGGTTTGCGCACGCCCAGGTCGTCGAAGAAGACCTGGTTGAGCTCGTAGTCGTAGTTCTGGCCGGTGTGCACGAGCACGTGATCGCAGTGCTCGTCCAGGCGCGCCAGCACGCGCGACAGGCGGATGATCTCGGGTCGGGTGCCGACGACCGAGACGATTTTCAGTTTCTTCATGCTTGCTGCACCTTCTGGGCGACCGTGTCGGGCTTCTGACGGTCGAAAATCTCGTTGGCCCAGACCAGCACGACCAGTTCGTCGTCGCCGACGTTGCTCACGTTGTGGGTCCAGCCGGGGATGGTCTCGACGATGCGGCCCTCACCGCCCTTCGTGATGATCTCGTGGGTCTCGTCGGTGATGATGTGGCGATAGCCGAAGCTGGCCGTGCCCTTGATCACCAGGAATTTTTCGGTCTTGGTGTGGTGGTAATGCTCGCCGCGGGTGATGCCGGGGAAGGCCGTGAAGTAGCCGAACTGGCCGCTGTCGGTGGTCTTGAGCATTTCGACGAACACGCCGCGCGGATCGGCGTGGCGGGCCACCTGGTACTCGAAGGCGGGTAGGGGCAGGAAGCTCACGTAGGTCGCGTACAGCGCACGGGTCAGCCCGGTGCCGACACGCTCGGTAACCATGTTCTCGCGGCTCGCGTGGAAGGCGCGGATCTGGTCGGCCAACGCGCCCACGGTGGTTTCGTACTCGGGGCCGGCCGGCAGCAGGCCGGACGCGGGCGCATTGTCCTCGAGCAGCGCGACGAGGTGGCGCACCACGTCGTCGATGTAGATCAGCTTGAGTGGCGCCTCTGGCGCATTGACCACGATGGGCTCGCCGCGGGCGATGTTGTGGCAGAAGGTCGCTACCGCCGAGTTGTAGTTCGGGCGCGACCACTTGCCGAAGACATTGGTCAGCCGGAACACATGCACGGCGGCGCTGGTACGCTGGCCATAGGCGAAGAGCGCGTCCTCGGCGGCTCGCTTGCTCAGGCCGTAGGCGTTGTCGAGCGCGGCCTGCGTGGAGGACGCGTAGACCACGGCGGGCGGCGTGGCCTGTGCAGCCATCGCGTCGCACAGGCGCTGCGTGAAGTCGTGGTTGCCGGTACCGAATTCGGCCGGGTCCTGCGGGCGGTTGACACCGGCCAGGTGGAAGACGCGGTCCACACCGGCAAGCAGGTCGGGCAGGTCCGCCGGCGGCACATCGTGGGGGATCAGCACCAGGTCCTGGTGGCCCAGCTCCTGGAGCCGGACCTGCAGGTTGCGGCCGATGAATCCCCGGCCGCCGGTCAGGGCGATGCGCATGTCAGTCCTCCGCATGGGCGATCTCGCCGGCGGCGATGCGGCGCATGAAGTCCAGCTTCAGCAGCAGGCGCTTCATGCCCTCGACGTCCAGGCGGTCGGTGTTGTGTGAGTTGTAGTCCTCGCTCTCGGAGATGCTCACCTCGCCCTGCTCGACAAACTTGCCGTAGTTGAGGTCACGGCCATCCGGCGGCACCCGGAAATAGCCCTCGAGATCCTCGGCCGCGGCGCGTTCCTCACGGCTTAGCAGCGCCTCGTACAGCTTCTCGCCGTGGCGCGTGCCGATGACGCGCACCTCGTGCTGGGGCTTGCCCATCAGCGACAGGATCGCCTCGGTCAACACGGCGACGGTTGCGGCCGGGGCCTTCTGCACGAAGATGTCGCCGTTGTTACCGTGCTGGAACGCGTACAGGACGAGTTCGACGGCATCGTCGAGCGTCATCATGAAGCGCGTCATGTTCGGGTCGGTGATGGTGATCGGCTTGCCGGCCCGGACCTGCTCGACGAACAGCGGGATCACCGAGCCGCGCGAGGCCATCACGTTGCCGTAGCGGGTGCCGCAGATGACGGTGCCGGTGCCCTCGAGGTTGCGCGAGGCGGCAACCATGACCTTCTCCATCATCGCCTTGGAGATGCCCATGGCATTGATCGGGTAGACGGCCTTGTCGGTGCTCAGGCAGACCACGCGCTTGACGCCGGCGCGGATGGCGGCCTCCAGCACGTTCTCGGTGCCGAGCACGTTGGTACGGACCGCCTCCATCGGGTGGAACTCGCAGGACGGTACCTGCTTGAGCGCGGCGGCGTGATAGCAGAAGTCCACGCCGCGCATGGCGGTCTCGACGGCGCGCGCGTCGCGCACGTCGCCGATGTAGAACTTCAGTTTCGGACTGTTGTAGCGCTTGCGCATGTCGTCCTGCTTCTTCTCGTCGCGGGAGAAGATGCGGATCTCGCGCAGGTCGGAGTCCAGGAAGCGGCGCAGGACGGCATTGCCGAAGCTGCCGGTGCCGCCGGTGATGAGCAGGGTCTTGTCGGTGAACATGGCTGGTGTCAGAGCTTGGAGTGCGAGCGCAACGCGGCGCGGCAGAGGTCGTCCTTCTGCTGCGGCGTCGGGTAGTTGATCAGGACCGCGCGATACTGGCCCTTGAAGACGAAGAGACTGCCGGCGGCCGCGCCGATGACGCCGCAGGCGGCGAGCAGCTCGCCGACGTGCTCGTGCGAACCGGCGCCGCCGAGGATGGTCAGCGGCACCTTGAGCGCGCCCCGCATCTGCTTTGCGAGCTCGATGTCGTAGCCCTTCATCTCTCCGTCGCGGTCGACGGAGTTGATGACGATCTCACCAGCGCCCGCGTCCTGGAGCTGACGCGCGAAGGCGACTGGGTCGAGCTTGTGCGCGGTCTTGGCGTTATGGGTGGTGAGCTCGTAGCCCTTGCTGAACAGGCCGGTCTTCTTGCGCACGTCCAGCACGGCCACGACGCTCTGGCGGCCGATGGCCTCGGCCATGCGCGTGAGCAGCGAGGGGGCGGCCACGGCGGCGGAGCTCACCGAGACCTTCTCTACGCCCAGGTCGATGATGCGCGCGGCCTGCTCGGCGGTGGTGACGCCGCCGCCGTAGCACAGGGGCATTCGGCACTCGGCGGCCAGCTTGGCGATGAGCGCGTAGTTGGGCTCTACCTTGTTCACGGCGGCGTCGATGTCGACCACCATCAGCTCGTCGGATTCCTTCTCGTTGAAGATCTTGACGGCATTGATGGGGTCGCCGACGTACTTCGGCGCCTTGAACTGCTGGGTCTTGACCAGCCCGCCCTTGTGGACGAGTAGGCAGGGAATGATGCGGGGACGCAGCATGGCTCAGAGCTCCGCGAAGTTCTTCAAGAGCTGCGCACCGAAGTGGTGGCTCTTCTCGGGGTGGCACTGCACGCCGTGGATATGGCCCCGGGACACGATGCAGTCGAAGTCCAGGCCGTACTCGGCGGTGGCAGCGACGTCCGCCTTGTCCTCGGCCTCGAAGTAGTACGAGTGCAGGAAGTAGAAGCGGGGCTCGGGCTCGAAGTCGGTGAAGAGCTTGTTGCCCGGGCGCACCTTCAGGTCGTTCCAGCCCATGTGGGGCATGGGCAGGTTCTTGGAAGCGGGTGTGTTGGCGAAGGCCTTAACGCGGCCGGGTACCCAGTTGAGGCCAGGCAGCTCGCCCTCGTCGCTGCCGCCGGCGAGCATCTGCATGCCGACGCAGATGCCGATGACGGGCACCTGCTGTCCCAGCACCATTTCCTCGAGCCGCGGACGCATGCCCGACTGATTGAGCAGGGCCATGGCGGTGTCGAAGGCGCCGACGCCGGGGAGGATCAGGCGCGTGGCTCCTTCGAGTTCTGCGGCGCTGCGCGCGCGGGTGGCCTCCAGGCCCAGGCGCTTGAACATCGTCAGGAAGGCCTGGATGTTGCCGACGCCGTAGTCGACGATGCGGATCATCGGAAGTACCTCTTTTCCAGTCCCAGCCAGCGCATCGCATTGGCGCCGAAGCCGATCATCCAGCGCTTGTTGCGGTAGTCGCGGTAGGTCTTCTTGGGCAGCTCGAAGATCTGCTGCAGTTCCTCGACGGTGAGGTCGAGCTTGTGGGCGACGTACTCGAACTCCTGCTTCAGGAAGTGCTCGTCCATCTCCGGCCGCGAAATGCGGTCCAGCGCGGCCTCGCGCGTCATCTGGCCCGTCATGATCAGGCTGGAGAAGTGCGCGCGGCGCTTGTGGAAGCCGAAGCGGCGCGGCAGCCAGTAGTCCTCGTAGAATCGCGTGAAGCGCGACTCGTGGTGCTTGTGCTGGAAGCGCTGCCAGCCGAAGCGGCGCTCCAGCTCGTCCTCGGCCTGCTTCTTTCCGAAGGGCACGAGGTTCAGCGGGTGATGCACCTTCATGCCGAGGATCTTCTGGTAGTACAGCTTGTAGACCAGGATGTCCTTGAGCGGGAAGGTGTCCAGGCGACGCTTACCGAACTGGCGGTGGATGTCGTTGAAGAGCAGCGTGTCGATGCCGAGGTAGCCACCCCATTCCTCGGGCTCGCGGCAGCACTCGGTCGAGAAGTTCGAGCCGGTGATGACGTGCTTGATCTTGTGCTGGCGCGCGAACTTGTACAGCGACGAGAAGAAGGAGGCGTCCTGCGGCAAGTCCTGGTCGGGGATGCCCGACTTCAGGAAGGCGGCCTGCAGGTCCTTCATCTCTTCCCAGTTGATGACCTCGGTGTAGAGGTCGAGGCCGAGACCGTCCACCAGCTTCTCGATATTGCCCACGGCCTGGTCGGTGTTCCAGCCGGCGTCGACGTGGAAGAGCAGTGGGCGCAAGCCCATCTTTTCCTTGGCGATGTAGGCCGCGTAGGAGCTGTCCAGGCCGCCGCTCAGGCCGATGATGCAGTCGAAGTCTTTGCCCTTGCCTGCCTCGCGGATGGCGTCGGCCATCTGCGCGAGCTGGCGCTCGCCTTCAGTCCCGGTGTGCCAGTTGGGCTTAATGGTGGCGTCGAAGTTGTTGCAGTAGTCGCAGTGGCCGTGCTCGTCGAACCGGATGTTCGGATCGGACGTGTCCATGATGCAGCGGGTGCAGATGCGGTAAGGCTTGTAGGTATCGGTGCTCATTGCTGCTGAATGCTGGAAAGGGTAGCCGCCGGCTCACGGAGATTCTGTGTCACCGCAGTGGGATGCGGGCTCTGAATTATCTGGATGATCTCCGGGATTCGATCGAGGATCTGGGGGATCGAGATGTCCATGCTGTGCACGACAGCTGGGATGTCATGAGCGGCGTACTCGGCCACCATGGTGGACGGGTAGGAGACGATGACGTCGACGCGGGGGAAGACTGTACGGCCCTGGATCACCGTCCAGGGCAAGGCCGCGACCTGTTTGCCTGCGCCAGTGGTCGGGTGCGGCTTGTAAAAGGCTTGCACGTCGACCGACCGTTGCAGCGCGGTCATCAACGCGCAGTGGGCGGCTTCGCACAGCGGATGGCCGACGAAGAGGATGGTTGGCCGGCCGGCTCGGGTCAGGTCGACCAGCGGCACCATCGGTCGGTAGAAGGTTTGGTCGGGTTCTCGTGCGGCGCAGCGCGGCGAGAGGATTTCATGCTTGAACACCTCGGCGTCGGCGGCGGAATAAACGTGCAGCCGGCCGACTGCGCGCAACCGTGTCGGCAGACGCAGGCCGAGTCCGGGCTGCGGGCCGTCCGCGTTGACCGAGCCGTGCTGCATGACGGTTAGCCGACGGAGTGGCTGCTGATATCGGGTGCGCCAGACCGAGCCGTCCACGAGCACGGCCCAACGGTCGAAGTGCTCCGCGGTCAGCAGTGGTCCTGGCAGCTTGTCGACGGCCAGCCGGGCGAGGAACCAGCGCCACGCCGTGTAGGTCTGCAGCCCCCAGCCGCGCAACCCGCGTCGACCTTGCAATGCGTGATGTGCCAGCGTGGCCAGCGCGAGCGAGCGGGCGATATCAGCCTCGTTCAGCAGCGTCATCGCCGGGATCACTTCCGCGTCGGCGGGGAGCCCGCTCAGCGGCGCCCACGGCAGTTCCAGCCATTGGTGGGGCATTTGTGGCAGGTGCCGGTCGTGGACAATATCGGTTGTCCGGGGCGACAGCCCTAGGATCTGCCCTGCGGCGTCGAAGCAGCGCGGTACGGATGTCGCCAGGCCGGCTCCGACCTGGCGGCGCTGGCGTTGGAACAGCATCGGTCCGAGGAGGTACCAGAGCGGCAGGCTCAGGTACTGGACCAAGCGGGAGAGCACCGGCAGGCGCCGCGCATGGCTGATCCATCGGGCCGGTCGGGGGATCTTGCCGAAGACGGCGGGGTCCAGGCCGGCCATCGACACAATGTGTTCGTCGACGGCGATCTCGTTGCGCAACGCGCGCAGGTAGTCGACGACGAGACGAAGGTCGCGCACGGAGGCCTTGAAGGAGTACGAGGTCATGTCGGGTCAGTTCAAGTCGAGAACCCGTCATCCACGATGAGGTTCTGCCCGACGATGTGGCGCGCGGCGTCAGAGAGTAAAAACACGATGGCGCCGGTCACGTCCTGCGCGTCCAGCATGCCTTTGGACAGGCAGTGCTCGCCGTAGCGGGCGAGGAACTGCTCATCCTGACCGGCCAGGATACCGCCTGGGCTGACGCAGTTTGCGCGGAATGCTGCGCCGCGACCCTTCATGTAGGCGTTGGCGTAGCGCGTCATGTGCTCGAGGCCGGCCTTGATTGCGGCGTACTCGACTGGCATCGTCATCGCCGTGCCGGCATAGACGTCGAAGCGCGGTGCCATCGAGCCGTAGATCGAGGACAGGTTGACCAGCGAAAACGGCTGCTGGCGCTCCAGTGCGTAGCGGGCGCAGGCCTGCATGAACAGGAAGTACCCACCCATGTGCAGGCCGGTGTTTTCGCAGAAGTCGGCGTACTCGACGTCGAAGAAGTGACGGCCGTAGCGCGCGTTGCGCGGATAGGCGGTATTAACGGCTCCGTCGACCGCGCCGAAGCGGTCGTGGGCGTCGGCCAGCGAACGGTCGATCGAGACGCGGTCGGCCATGTCAACCGTTGCGCAGTCGAGAGCGTCCTTGCCGTGAGCGTCCGTCAGCGCCTGCAGACCGGCGGCATCAGTGTCGAGGGCGACCGCGCGGCCGCCGGCCGACAGTACTGCGTCCACGATGATCCGGCCGATGCGGCCGGCCGCGCCGACGACGAGAATGGTCTTGCCTTGTAGGAGAAGAGAGGAGGTCATGCGTCGAGAAGGGCCTGTGCCAGCTTGAAGTCGTAGGCGTCGTCGATGTCCACGGCGCGTTCCTTGGGCACGATAACCGGACGGACGCGCCCCTCGAAGAGGCGCTCATGCGTCAGGATGAAGCCGGGGCGCGCCACGTAGGCCACCGTCGTAATGTCGTAGACCGGCGGCACGTCCTGGCGACGCTTGAACTCCGCGGTTCCCAGCACAACGTGGGCCAGGCCCGCCGCGTCGGTGCTGACCATGTTGAAGTAGGGGCTGCGCGCCGATGGCGTGACGGTGATGACGACGTCGACATCGGCCTGCAGCGCGTCCAGGCAGTTGCCCACGTCCTGTGCATTACGCAGCGGGCTCGTGGCGGGCAGACTCAGGAAGACGTCGAAGTCGAGACCGAGTGTGCGGACATGCTTGATCGCATGTTGCCAAGCCATCCACTCCGACGCGGTGTCCGTTGCCAGCTCCGGGGGGCGTTCGATGACGTCGGCACCGAACTGCGTCGCAACGGCCGCAATCTGTGCGTCGTCGGTGGACACGAAGACCCGCTCCACGCGGTCCATGGCCTGCGCAAGCCGGATGCCGTGTGCCAGCAGTGGGAGGCCGCCGAGTTCCTTGATGTTCTTGCCGGGCAGGCCCTTGGAGCCGCCACGGGCGAAGATGAAGGCGAAGGTGCGTGAGGTCATGGGGGCGGATTCATCGAGGGAATGGGAGTGCCGAGGGCGCCGAAGGGCAGGGAGACCTGACGCCCGGCGGCGGCCGACTGGCGCATGGCCTCTATCATGTCGAGGACGGCCAGGCCGTCGTCCAGCGTGATGCGCGGCGCGGCGCGGCCGGCGGCGACCTCGATGAAGCCGCGCAGCTGCTCGACGTACATGTCGTTGCGGTCGACCGCGGGCTCCGAGAACAGGACTTCCTCGCCCGCTGGGCCGTCCAGCACGATGCGGTTGGCGATCAGGTCCCAGTGCAGCGTGCCGGTCGCGCCGATCACCTTGCAGTCGCGGCTGGCGCGGCGCTGCAGGAAGTCCAGATGCACTTGCGCGGTCAGGCCATCGCGCGACAGAAGAATGTCGGCGTGATCTTCGACGTCGATCTCCAGCTGACCGCTGTTGGAGGCGATGCAGAAGACGTGGTCAAAACGACCGAACAGCCAGGTCAGGTAGTCCAGCTCATGGCTGAGCTCCAGCAACACACCGCCGCCCAACGAACGGTTGGCCGACACCTGACGGCGGTAGTCGGCCTGGGGCCGCCAGTCGGGAAGATACTGGCCGACCTCGATCCGCAGGCCCAGGATCCGGCCGACGCGGCCTTCCTCGATCAGGGCCTTCATCCAGCGCGCCGACGACAGGAAGCGCAGGTTGTACGCGACCTCGATGCGATCACGGTAGCGCGCCAGCAGGGGCGCGGCGTCGCGGACGCGGTCCAGGCTGTCGCTCAGCGGCTTCTCGATCAGCACGGGGATGCTGGCGTCGAGCAGCACGCAGGCATGGTCCAGGTGCAGCGGCGCCGGCGAGGCGACCACGGCCAGGTCCGGTGCCCACGCGACAGCGGCCGCCAGCGACGGTAGCTGCGTCGTGGCGGCGGTCTCGCCGTCGGCCAGCGGACGGCCGGAGGCAGACACGCAGCCTACATCGGCATCGGGCAGCAGCCGACGGAAGTTGGCGAGATGGCGTCGAGCGATGCTACCGCTGCCGACGACCAGAGCCTTGCGCGGCGTGCTCACGGGTTCAGCACCTCTTGCTGGGCGCGCTGGAAATCGTCCATGCGGCCGATGTCCAGCCAGTACTCGTGCACCGGGAACATGTTGACGTCGCGGCCAGCGCCGATCTCGCGTTCTAGCAGCGTCGGCATG
This genomic stretch from Roseateles sp. DAIF2 harbors:
- a CDS encoding NAD-dependent epimerase/dehydratase family protein translates to MRIALTGGRGFIGRNLQVRLQELGHQDLVLIPHDVPPADLPDLLAGVDRVFHLAGVNRPQDPAEFGTGNHDFTQRLCDAMAAQATPPAVVYASSTQAALDNAYGLSKRAAEDALFAYGQRTSAAVHVFRLTNVFGKWSRPNYNSAVATFCHNIARGEPIVVNAPEAPLKLIYIDDVVRHLVALLEDNAPASGLLPAGPEYETTVGALADQIRAFHASRENMVTERVGTGLTRALYATYVSFLPLPAFEYQVARHADPRGVFVEMLKTTDSGQFGYFTAFPGITRGEHYHHTKTEKFLVIKGTASFGYRHIITDETHEIITKGGEGRIVETIPGWTHNVSNVGDDELVVLVWANEIFDRQKPDTVAQKVQQA
- a CDS encoding nucleoside-diphosphate sugar epimerase/dehydratase, encoding MNWLSLDALLTRIRPHREGLALLLDALMVALAWQATYLFRLGFERWFSARPAYDHWVLLGFVLLYALVLRGLHVPKGMWRFSGFGEIKRLAAACAIAGLVGATLVLMAQLSKVPRAVLALHPLFTLMGLAMLRMGYRMLYEHMRSRISGSAQEQRRALVMGAGDAGRLLVAGIQHSQGWVVVGYLDDAPAKRGARVGGVPVLGSLEEAPRYAELHGITHLIVAMPAATTAQRRRALDLAGQTGLPVLTVPSSQELLAGRHVEQVRDIEPEDLLGREPVELDEGGISECLNAKVVLITGAGGSIGSELCRQVARYGPAKIVLYELSEFALYTIEQELSEKFPHIPLVRLIGDVKDLEHLRFVFGKYKPQIVFHAAAYKHVPLMEEENAWAALRNNTLGTYHACLAAGEHGAERFVLISTDKAVNPTNVMGATKRAAELVISHMAGDSEQNGYATKFMAVRFGNVLGSSGSVIPKFKEQIAKGGPVTVTHPDITRYFMTIPEAARLVVQAGAIGETGQVFVLDMGEPVKIVELARTMIRMSGKDLKEVRIEFSGLRPGEKLYEELLGSEDTTLPTRIPALRIARLGDRIADDEAVRTLLAALEAGGRTGDGAPTRELLTQLPLSYGGRA
- a CDS encoding sugar transferase codes for the protein MAKRLFDLLLAALGLLLLAPLLLLIALWIRLDSRGPVLFLQERVGRFGRPFFIHKFRTMRVDAPALGPQITIGADARITRAGRLLRASKLDELPQLWDVLRGAMSLVGPRPEVPRYVALYPPKLREIVLSVRPGITDPASLSFRNESELLAAAADPEREYVEVVMPTKLRLAAAYVRRASLRTDLRVILATLGALRRH
- the wecB gene encoding non-hydrolyzing UDP-N-acetylglucosamine 2-epimerase, translating into MKKLKIVSVVGTRPEIIRLSRVLARLDEHCDHVLVHTGQNYDYELNQVFFDDLGVRKPDHFLNSAGANAAQTIGNLIIAVDKVLEQEQPEALLVLGDTNSCLAVIPAKRRKITIFHMEAGNRCFDLRVPEETNRRIVDHTADINLTYSDIAREYLLREGLPPDQVIKTGSPMFEVLTHYRNRIDASDALTRLGLEPGRYFVISAHREENIESDRSFTKLCAVLNGLAEDHDLPVIVSTHPRTQKRITAMGVNFHPQVRLLKPLGFHDYVKLQMHAKAVLSDSGTITEESSILNFPALNLREAHERPEGMEEASVMMVGLELDRVRQAMGILETQPRGAERSLRQVADYSMPNVSDKIVRIVHSYTDYIQRVVWRRYE
- a CDS encoding glycosyltransferase family 4 protein, whose protein sequence is MRILVVSQYFWPETFRVNEIVSELTARGHEVTVLTGRPNYPEGVLHPDFAADPSRFSRYAGADVLRVPLRPRGQGSLKLVLNYWSFVFWGCLKGPWLLRGRGFDAIFVFETSPITSALPAILLKWIKRAPLSMWVLDLWPDTLQAVGMVKTERQLKAVGLLCRFIYRRCDLILGQSRAFIEPIRRWAGSSERFRYFPQWSEEVFDANAAPAAPAPAPAPEVTALGPGFNIIFAGNIGDAQDFPSLLRAAELTRDREDIRWVIVGDGRAAPQVRADIERLGLSRNIVMLGRHPVERMPAFFAAADALLVSLKAEPIFAMTIPGKVQSYLAAGKPLLGMLDGEGARVIEESGAGLVAPSGDAQALARQARALADLSAETRARMGDSGRRYGATHFKRAALMTQLEGWLANPLAT